From Xenopus laevis strain J_2021 chromosome 7L, Xenopus_laevis_v10.1, whole genome shotgun sequence, one genomic window encodes:
- the lzts2.L gene encoding leucine zipper putative tumor suppressor 2 homolog isoform X1: protein MNPGKVVYAVPCIQIIYTMAAVQALPLSIDQNAEVGGSQSHTNTRSPVTENIMGSVSSLISGRTYHDKQCKASEFSSKCRKPTNMPNCFKQQEGLIKNNYSSQDPLFGGLPTKKPCSTTSGNNGNYVYVNDDFKEEWHEAKVPISPSSDADDIREERSHNGNIRGPPPKLIPVSGKLEKNVEKTLIKPTAFKPVVPKKRNSSLQYLVQRNGGPGLSESQSSLNLLFNGNSAGIPEKHNSLSCRNSAHSGTMSDSGRTSLSSLPTYSTNCSHQLDPVGVSMSHINLDNHSNINGYSDRASRGRTRPSNSDSGRSSSSKSTGSLSGRGNPSSDSGSCDRSPILNDEILIRELEDKLKDREMELQQLKENLDENEAAICQVYEEKQKRCEQEMEELRQSCALKTKQAAQKAQRLQQVLQLQIFQLQQEKKKLQEDFSQLLQERELLEKRCALFEREQTEFGPRLEETKWEVCQKSGEISLLKQQLKDSQAELVQKSNEILLLRSQVREVRSDLQISEEQVQELQDTAHTKTLELEVCENELQRKKNEAELLREKVSKLDQEVANLREAAVASLRHGLCLCHEKEDPFLLYESDEAKAQRQNANNLQGLQQYVERLREALASERRRYQEQAESFEDERRIWQEEKEKVIRYQKQLQHNYIQMYQQNRELERDIKQLTLELEARELDEFDLHGAEIQFEEITATEI, encoded by the exons GTGGTTTATGCAGTCCCCTGTATTCAGATCATCTATACTATGGCTGCTGTGCAAGCTCTTCCATTATCCATTGACCAAAACGCCGAGGTCGGTGGTAGCCAAAGCCATACAAACACAAGGTCACCTGTCACGGAAAACATTATGGGAAGCGTCAGCAGCTTAATCTCTGGGAGGACATACCATGATAAGCAATGCAAGGCCTCAGAATTCAGCAGCAAGTGCCGGAAACCTACCAACATGCCAAACTGTTTTAAACAACAAGAGGggctcataaaaaataattatagctCACAGGATCCTCTATTTGGTGGGCTCCCTACAAAGAAACCCTGTTCTACTACCTCTGGAAATAATGGGAATTATGTCTATGTCAATGATGACTTCAAAGAGGAATGGCATGAAGCAAAAGTACCAATCAGCCCCTCTAGCGATGCTGACGATATTCGGGAAGAGAGATCCCACAATGGGAACATAAGAGGACCTCCACCCAAGCTCATTCCAGTTTCGGGCAAATTAGAAAAG AACGTAGAAAAGACTTTAATAAAACCTACAGCTTTCAAACCAGTAGTGCCGAAGAAGCGTAATTCCTCACTGCAGTACCTTGTTCAGCGCAATGGAGGGCCAGGACTTTCAGAAAGTCAGAGCAGCCTAAATCTTCTGTTCAACGGGAATTCAGCAGGGATCCCAGAAAAGCACAACTCCTTGAGCTGTCGGAACAGCGCGCATTCTGGCACCATGTCAGACTCTGGACGCACGTCCTTGTCGAGCCTTCCAACCTACAGCACCAACTGTAGTCACCAGCTAGACCCAGTCGGTGTTTCTATGAGCCACATTAATCTGGATAATCACAGTAACATCAATGGGTATTCAGATCGAGCATCCAGGGGTCGGACTCGTCCTTCAAACTCAGACAGTGGGCGCTCTTCATCTAGCAAGAGCACTGGCTCACTGAGTGGCAGGGGGAACCCATCCTCTGACAGCGGCTCCTGTGACCGCTCCCCGATCTTGAACGATGAGATTCTGATTAGAGAGCTGGAGGATAAATTAAAGGACAGGGAGATGGAGCTTCAGCAACTAAAAGAAAATCTGGATGAAAACGAAGCTGCCATTTGCCAG GTTTATGAGGAAAAGCAGAAGAGGTGTGAGCAGGAAATGGAGGAGTTGCGGCAGAGTTGCGCTCTGAAAACGAAGCAGGCAGCCCAAAAGGCTCAGCGGCTCCAACAGGTTCTTCAGCTACAAATATTCCAACtgcagcaggagaagaagaaacTGCAAGAGGATTTCTCCCAGTTACTGCAGGAAAGGGAGCTGCTAGAGAAGCGATGTGCCTTGTTTGAGAGAGAACAGACAGAGTTTGGGCCGCGCCTAGAGGAGACCAAGTGGGAG GTTTGCCAGAAATCCGGTGAAATATCATTGCTGAAGCAACAGTTGAAGGACTCCCAAGCTGAGCTTGTACAGAAATCAAATGAAATACTACTTCTCCGGTCTCAGGTCCGAGAGGTGCGATCTGACCTCCAGATCAGTGAAGAGCAGGTGCAGGAGCTCCAGGACACGGCTCACACCAAGACACTGGAGCTAGAGGTGTGCGAGAATGAGCTTCAGCGCAAGAAGAACGAAGCTGAGTTGTTGCGAGAGAAAGTCAGCAAGTTAGACCAAGAAGTGGCCAATCTAAGGGAAGCAGCTGTAGCCAGCCTACGCCATGGACTATGCCTTTGCCATGAGAAGGAGGACCCTTTCTTATTATATGAAAGTGATGAGGCCAAAGCCCAGCGTCAGAATGCAAACAACCTGCAGGGCTTGCAGCAGTATGTGGAGCGTCTCAGGGAAGCCCTAGCAAGCGAACGCAGAAGATATCAGGAGCAAGCAGAAAGCTTTGAAGATGAGCGGAGGATATGGCAAGAGGAAAAAGAGAAGGTGATACGATATCAAAAACAGCTGCAACATAACTATATCCAGATGTACCAACAGAACCGTGAGCTGGAGAGGGACATTAAGCAGCTGACCTTAGAACTTGAGGCAAGAGAGCTGGATGAGTTTGACTTGCACGGGGCTGAAATTCAGTTTGAGGAAATTACAGCTACAGAGATCTAA
- the lzts2.L gene encoding leucine zipper putative tumor suppressor 2 homolog isoform X2: MAAVQALPLSIDQNAEVGGSQSHTNTRSPVTENIMGSVSSLISGRTYHDKQCKASEFSSKCRKPTNMPNCFKQQEGLIKNNYSSQDPLFGGLPTKKPCSTTSGNNGNYVYVNDDFKEEWHEAKVPISPSSDADDIREERSHNGNIRGPPPKLIPVSGKLEKNVEKTLIKPTAFKPVVPKKRNSSLQYLVQRNGGPGLSESQSSLNLLFNGNSAGIPEKHNSLSCRNSAHSGTMSDSGRTSLSSLPTYSTNCSHQLDPVGVSMSHINLDNHSNINGYSDRASRGRTRPSNSDSGRSSSSKSTGSLSGRGNPSSDSGSCDRSPILNDEILIRELEDKLKDREMELQQLKENLDENEAAICQVYEEKQKRCEQEMEELRQSCALKTKQAAQKAQRLQQVLQLQIFQLQQEKKKLQEDFSQLLQERELLEKRCALFEREQTEFGPRLEETKWEVCQKSGEISLLKQQLKDSQAELVQKSNEILLLRSQVREVRSDLQISEEQVQELQDTAHTKTLELEVCENELQRKKNEAELLREKVSKLDQEVANLREAAVASLRHGLCLCHEKEDPFLLYESDEAKAQRQNANNLQGLQQYVERLREALASERRRYQEQAESFEDERRIWQEEKEKVIRYQKQLQHNYIQMYQQNRELERDIKQLTLELEARELDEFDLHGAEIQFEEITATEI, from the exons ATGGCTGCTGTGCAAGCTCTTCCATTATCCATTGACCAAAACGCCGAGGTCGGTGGTAGCCAAAGCCATACAAACACAAGGTCACCTGTCACGGAAAACATTATGGGAAGCGTCAGCAGCTTAATCTCTGGGAGGACATACCATGATAAGCAATGCAAGGCCTCAGAATTCAGCAGCAAGTGCCGGAAACCTACCAACATGCCAAACTGTTTTAAACAACAAGAGGggctcataaaaaataattatagctCACAGGATCCTCTATTTGGTGGGCTCCCTACAAAGAAACCCTGTTCTACTACCTCTGGAAATAATGGGAATTATGTCTATGTCAATGATGACTTCAAAGAGGAATGGCATGAAGCAAAAGTACCAATCAGCCCCTCTAGCGATGCTGACGATATTCGGGAAGAGAGATCCCACAATGGGAACATAAGAGGACCTCCACCCAAGCTCATTCCAGTTTCGGGCAAATTAGAAAAG AACGTAGAAAAGACTTTAATAAAACCTACAGCTTTCAAACCAGTAGTGCCGAAGAAGCGTAATTCCTCACTGCAGTACCTTGTTCAGCGCAATGGAGGGCCAGGACTTTCAGAAAGTCAGAGCAGCCTAAATCTTCTGTTCAACGGGAATTCAGCAGGGATCCCAGAAAAGCACAACTCCTTGAGCTGTCGGAACAGCGCGCATTCTGGCACCATGTCAGACTCTGGACGCACGTCCTTGTCGAGCCTTCCAACCTACAGCACCAACTGTAGTCACCAGCTAGACCCAGTCGGTGTTTCTATGAGCCACATTAATCTGGATAATCACAGTAACATCAATGGGTATTCAGATCGAGCATCCAGGGGTCGGACTCGTCCTTCAAACTCAGACAGTGGGCGCTCTTCATCTAGCAAGAGCACTGGCTCACTGAGTGGCAGGGGGAACCCATCCTCTGACAGCGGCTCCTGTGACCGCTCCCCGATCTTGAACGATGAGATTCTGATTAGAGAGCTGGAGGATAAATTAAAGGACAGGGAGATGGAGCTTCAGCAACTAAAAGAAAATCTGGATGAAAACGAAGCTGCCATTTGCCAG GTTTATGAGGAAAAGCAGAAGAGGTGTGAGCAGGAAATGGAGGAGTTGCGGCAGAGTTGCGCTCTGAAAACGAAGCAGGCAGCCCAAAAGGCTCAGCGGCTCCAACAGGTTCTTCAGCTACAAATATTCCAACtgcagcaggagaagaagaaacTGCAAGAGGATTTCTCCCAGTTACTGCAGGAAAGGGAGCTGCTAGAGAAGCGATGTGCCTTGTTTGAGAGAGAACAGACAGAGTTTGGGCCGCGCCTAGAGGAGACCAAGTGGGAG GTTTGCCAGAAATCCGGTGAAATATCATTGCTGAAGCAACAGTTGAAGGACTCCCAAGCTGAGCTTGTACAGAAATCAAATGAAATACTACTTCTCCGGTCTCAGGTCCGAGAGGTGCGATCTGACCTCCAGATCAGTGAAGAGCAGGTGCAGGAGCTCCAGGACACGGCTCACACCAAGACACTGGAGCTAGAGGTGTGCGAGAATGAGCTTCAGCGCAAGAAGAACGAAGCTGAGTTGTTGCGAGAGAAAGTCAGCAAGTTAGACCAAGAAGTGGCCAATCTAAGGGAAGCAGCTGTAGCCAGCCTACGCCATGGACTATGCCTTTGCCATGAGAAGGAGGACCCTTTCTTATTATATGAAAGTGATGAGGCCAAAGCCCAGCGTCAGAATGCAAACAACCTGCAGGGCTTGCAGCAGTATGTGGAGCGTCTCAGGGAAGCCCTAGCAAGCGAACGCAGAAGATATCAGGAGCAAGCAGAAAGCTTTGAAGATGAGCGGAGGATATGGCAAGAGGAAAAAGAGAAGGTGATACGATATCAAAAACAGCTGCAACATAACTATATCCAGATGTACCAACAGAACCGTGAGCTGGAGAGGGACATTAAGCAGCTGACCTTAGAACTTGAGGCAAGAGAGCTGGATGAGTTTGACTTGCACGGGGCTGAAATTCAGTTTGAGGAAATTACAGCTACAGAGATCTAA